A single window of Senegalia massiliensis DNA harbors:
- the tkt gene encoding transketolase gives MLSKIDSKVINSIRFMSMDAVQKANSGHPGLPMGTATMAYTLWSNHLNASKNDPNWADRDRFVLSAGHGSMLQYSLLHLFGYDVSMDDIKNFRQWGSKTPGHPEYGHTEGVETTTGPLGQGIANAVGMAMAEKRLAAEFNTDDMTIVDHYTYVIAGDGDMMEGVASEACSLAGHLKLSKLIVLYDDNKITIDGTTDIAFTEDVGKRFEAYGWEVLESRNSEDIEELNDLIEMAKKSDKPTLIKVPTTIGYGSPNKSGQSVAHGAPLGDDEIKLTRENMSWEHEPFFVPEDVYTHMERIIDEKDAKRKEWNEKFAEYRNKYPELAEKWDRWHSLEIPEELLNDEELFNFDKKIATRAAGGKIINIIAKHMDNLFGGSADLAGSNKTTMSNSGDFQDETPDGNNINFGVREHGMGAILNGISLHGGFRTFGATFLIFSNYMRPTIRLSALMNQPVVYVFTHDSIALGEDGPTHQPIEQLAALRTIPNTKVFRPADARETAVAWIEALKNTDGPSVLALTRQGLPILEDVEGAHKGGYIVDKEKGNSPDVILIATGSEVSLAMDAKKELEKDGIDARVVSILSWELFDKQDENYKEEILPKNITKRVSIEAGTTFGWQKYIGSEGKSIGIDSFGASAPGPELMDRFGFNVGNVVKTVKEIM, from the coding sequence ATTTTGAGTAAAATTGATAGTAAAGTAATTAATAGTATAAGATTTATGTCTATGGATGCAGTTCAAAAGGCTAACTCTGGACATCCAGGACTTCCTATGGGTACAGCAACTATGGCTTATACACTTTGGAGTAACCATTTAAATGCAAGTAAAAATGATCCTAATTGGGCAGATAGGGATAGATTTGTATTATCTGCAGGACATGGTTCAATGTTACAATATTCACTATTACATTTATTTGGATATGATGTAAGTATGGATGATATAAAAAACTTCCGTCAATGGGGTTCTAAAACACCAGGACATCCTGAGTATGGTCATACTGAAGGAGTAGAAACTACTACTGGACCATTAGGTCAAGGGATTGCAAATGCTGTAGGAATGGCTATGGCAGAAAAAAGACTTGCAGCTGAATTTAATACAGATGATATGACTATAGTAGATCATTATACTTATGTTATAGCTGGTGATGGAGATATGATGGAAGGGGTAGCAAGTGAAGCTTGCTCACTTGCAGGACATCTTAAATTATCTAAGCTAATTGTATTATATGATGATAATAAAATTACAATAGATGGAACAACTGATATAGCATTTACTGAAGATGTAGGTAAAAGATTTGAAGCATATGGTTGGGAAGTATTAGAATCTAGAAATAGTGAAGATATTGAAGAGTTAAATGATTTAATTGAAATGGCTAAAAAATCAGACAAACCAACACTTATAAAGGTACCTACTACAATAGGATATGGTTCCCCAAACAAGTCTGGTCAATCTGTAGCTCATGGCGCTCCTCTTGGAGATGATGAAATTAAACTTACTCGTGAAAATATGAGTTGGGAACATGAACCATTCTTTGTACCAGAAGATGTATATACTCATATGGAAAGAATAATCGATGAAAAAGATGCTAAGAGAAAAGAATGGAATGAAAAATTTGCTGAATATAGAAATAAATATCCTGAACTTGCAGAAAAGTGGGATAGATGGCATAGTTTAGAAATACCTGAAGAGTTATTAAATGATGAAGAGCTATTTAATTTTGATAAAAAAATAGCTACACGTGCAGCAGGTGGAAAAATAATAAATATAATAGCAAAGCATATGGATAATTTATTTGGTGGTTCTGCTGATCTTGCAGGATCAAATAAAACTACTATGAGTAATTCAGGTGATTTCCAAGATGAAACTCCAGATGGAAACAATATAAACTTTGGAGTACGTGAACATGGTATGGGAGCAATACTTAATGGTATATCTTTACATGGTGGATTTAGAACATTTGGAGCAACTTTCCTTATATTCTCAAATTATATGAGACCAACTATAAGATTATCTGCTCTAATGAATCAACCTGTAGTATATGTGTTTACACATGACTCAATAGCACTTGGTGAAGATGGTCCAACTCATCAGCCTATAGAACAATTAGCTGCTCTTAGAACTATACCAAACACTAAAGTATTTAGACCAGCTGATGCAAGGGAAACTGCTGTAGCTTGGATTGAAGCACTTAAGAATACAGATGGTCCATCAGTTCTTGCACTTACTCGTCAAGGTTTACCAATACTTGAAGATGTTGAAGGAGCTCATAAAGGTGGTTACATTGTAGATAAAGAAAAAGGAAATTCACCAGATGTAATCCTTATTGCAACTGGTTCAGAGGTATCTCTTGCAATGGATGCAAAAAAAGAACTTGAAAAAGATGGCATAGATGCTAGAGTAGTAAGTATATTATCTTGGGAATTATTTGATAAACAAGATGAAAATTATAAAGAAGAAATATTACCAAAAAATATTACTAAAAGAGTTTCAATAGAAGCAGGAACTACTTTTGGATGGCAAAAATATATAGGTTCAGAAGGAAAATCTATTGGAATAGATAGCTTTGGTGCATCAGCTCCAGGACCTGAACTTATGGATAGATTTGGATTTAATGTAGGTAATGTAGTTAAAACAGTAAAAGAAATAATGTAG
- a CDS encoding DUF3284 domain-containing protein, producing MEVNLDLDVNKEEFFGFIYESIIKDIEENTGKNLSKEDIIQGYKYDKKLKNKLGRAGDVEVTILEFDPYKKYVAEFKSNQGKNIISYNITDLNNGKINVTYSEEYIAPDKLKSWNFKLMNFFYKKKSVERAESILKNIERYIKNKEEEMYI from the coding sequence ATGGAAGTAAATTTAGATTTAGATGTAAACAAAGAGGAATTTTTTGGGTTTATTTATGAATCAATTATTAAGGACATAGAAGAAAATACAGGTAAAAATTTATCTAAAGAAGATATTATTCAAGGTTATAAATATGATAAAAAACTCAAGAATAAGCTTGGTAGAGCAGGAGATGTAGAGGTTACTATATTAGAATTTGATCCATATAAAAAGTATGTAGCAGAATTTAAAAGTAATCAAGGAAAAAATATAATTTCATACAATATAACTGATTTAAATAATGGAAAAATAAATGTTACATATTCTGAAGAGTATATTGCACCTGACAAATTGAAAAGTTGGAATTTTAAATTAATGAATTTTTTCTATAAGAAAAAAAGTGTGGAAAGAGCGGAATCTATTTTAAAAAATATTGAAAGATATATTAAGAATAAAGAAGAGGAGATGTATATATGA